One segment of Antennarius striatus isolate MH-2024 chromosome 5, ASM4005453v1, whole genome shotgun sequence DNA contains the following:
- the cox6c gene encoding cytochrome c oxidase subunit 6C: MILPKPVMRGMLAKRLRFHLPAALGLSILTALVFKYTVTEPRKAAYAEFYKHYDADKEFNAMREAGVFQSVQPVEK; the protein is encoded by the exons ATGATTCTTCCCAAGCCGGTGATGAGGGGGATGCTGGCGAAGCGCCTGAGGTTCCACCTGCCCGCCGCCCTGGGGTTGTCCATCCTGACTGCACTGGTGTTCAAG TACACGGTGACAGAACCCAGGAAGGCGGCCTACGCAGAGTTCTACAAGCACTACGACGCAGACAAAGAGTTCAACGCCATGAGGGAGGCGGGCGTGTTCCAGAGCGTCCAGCCTGTCGAGAAGTGA
- the LOC137595934 gene encoding CMRF35-like molecule 1 isoform X2, producing MKPVALLVLSVVTGHVVSSRVKGCQGGWLEFICRYPSPQARYDRIDLQLPNHPKISSSQKDVWEPKGSLWLYHNTSAGALRVALRQLQPDASGEYECKFHPRSKRTEENEREVEVEVANCLRTFEQTAYRSAPTTITCSHPEGRKFFCKDRESICEEIELNGTHTNTHPNLQLSISDVSSSDAGVYWCGLESGLSRASITRTQLQVEDVTTVTESPAAGQTLTYWLSYPEGLPIKKFLCKGADPSSCQPLVSTAQTKQSSRFTISDRKEQRNLTVTLRQVAPDDSGTYWCGAQSTDARRSDRFLLRLQLMVEPPAPTGPSGMYSEPPAPTGPSGMYSEPPAPTGPSGMYSEPPAPTGPSESDGDSWSALIVVAIVCVPVTVIVFVLAYKRYRNSKNAQIGTAEEIEEDGAYEKIQERPPEFDARATLQTIYVTAGPPTVKVTLQPVSGEVRGQTSLTTGPNQQPTPLNVSHPARPLEDPVYSTISEPQNP from the exons ATGAAGCCCGTCGCTCTGCTCGTCCTCTCCGTCGTCACAG GACACGTGGTCTCATCCCGGGTGAAGGGCTGCCAGGGGGGGTGGCTGGAGTTCATCTGCCGGTACCCGTCCCCACAGGCCCGGTACGACAGGATCGACCTACAACTTCCAAACCATCCCAAGATCTCCAGTTCCCAGAAGGATGTGTGGGAACCCAAAGGCAGCTTGTGGCTGTACCACAACACCTCCGCCGGGGCCCTCAGGGTGGCCCTCAGACAGCTGCAGCCAGACGCCTCCGGAGAGTACGAGTGCAAGTTCCACCCTCGCTCAAAACGGACAGAAGAGAACGAAcgagaggtggaggtggagg TGGCAAACTGCCTGAGGACCTTTGAGCAAACTGCATACAGATCAGCTCCAACAACCATCACCTGCAGCCATCCTGAAGGAAGAAAGTTCTTCTGCAAAGACAGAGAGTCAATCTGTGAGGAGATTGAATTAAATGGGACTCACACCAACACCCACCCCAACCTCCAGCTGTCCATCAGCGACGTGTCCTCCAGCGACGCTGGTGTCTACTGGTGTGGACTGGAGTCCGGACTTTCCCGGGCGTCGATCACAAGAACGCAGCTACAGGTTGAAG ACGTCACCACCGTCACAGAGTCTCCAGCTGCTGGACAGACTCTGACCTACTGGCTTTCCTACCCTGAAGGCCTACCGATAAAGAAGTTCCTCTGTAAGGGTGCAGACCCGTCGTCATGCCAACCTCTAGTCAGCACAGCCCAAACCAAACAGAGCTCACGCTTCACCATCAGTGACAGGAAGGAGCAGAGGAACCTCACGGTGACGCTGAGACAGGTGGCGCCGGATGACAGCGGGACGTACTGGTGTGGAGCCCAGAGCACCGACGCCCGCCGGAGCGACCGCTTCCTCCTCAGACTCCAGCTGATGGTCG AACCTCCAGCACCAACTGGACCATCTGGGATGTATTCAGAACCTCCAGCACCAACTGGACCATCTGGGATGTATTCAGAACCTCCAGCACCAACTGGACCATCTGGGATGTATTCAGAACCTCCAGCACCAACCGGACCTTCTGAGAGTGATG GCGACTCTTGGTCAGCATTAATCGTAGTGGCAATCGTCTGTGTTCCAGTGACTGTGATCGTTTTTGTCCTCGCCTACAAAC GATACAGGAACTCTAAAAATGCCCAGATTGGAACAGCAGAAGAAATCGAAGAG GATGGAGCCTATGAGAAGATACAAGAGCGCCCCCCAGAGTTCGATGCCAGAGCTACACTTCAAACCATTTACGTCACTGCTGGTCCCCCCACAGTCAAGGTGACGCTTCAGCCCGTGTCTGGTGAAGTTAGAGGTCAGACCAGTTTGACCACGGGCCCCAACCAGCAACCCACCCCCCTAAATGTCAGTCATCCAGCCAGACCTCTTGAAGACCCCGTCTACTCCACCATCAGTGAGCCACAGAACCCCTGA
- the LOC137595934 gene encoding CMRF35-like molecule 1 isoform X1, protein MKPVALLVLSVVTAGHVVSSRVKGCQGGWLEFICRYPSPQARYDRIDLQLPNHPKISSSQKDVWEPKGSLWLYHNTSAGALRVALRQLQPDASGEYECKFHPRSKRTEENEREVEVEVANCLRTFEQTAYRSAPTTITCSHPEGRKFFCKDRESICEEIELNGTHTNTHPNLQLSISDVSSSDAGVYWCGLESGLSRASITRTQLQVEDVTTVTESPAAGQTLTYWLSYPEGLPIKKFLCKGADPSSCQPLVSTAQTKQSSRFTISDRKEQRNLTVTLRQVAPDDSGTYWCGAQSTDARRSDRFLLRLQLMVEPPAPTGPSGMYSEPPAPTGPSGMYSEPPAPTGPSGMYSEPPAPTGPSESDGDSWSALIVVAIVCVPVTVIVFVLAYKRYRNSKNAQIGTAEEIEEDGAYEKIQERPPEFDARATLQTIYVTAGPPTVKVTLQPVSGEVRGQTSLTTGPNQQPTPLNVSHPARPLEDPVYSTISEPQNP, encoded by the exons ATGAAGCCCGTCGCTCTGCTCGTCCTCTCCGTCGTCACAG CAGGACACGTGGTCTCATCCCGGGTGAAGGGCTGCCAGGGGGGGTGGCTGGAGTTCATCTGCCGGTACCCGTCCCCACAGGCCCGGTACGACAGGATCGACCTACAACTTCCAAACCATCCCAAGATCTCCAGTTCCCAGAAGGATGTGTGGGAACCCAAAGGCAGCTTGTGGCTGTACCACAACACCTCCGCCGGGGCCCTCAGGGTGGCCCTCAGACAGCTGCAGCCAGACGCCTCCGGAGAGTACGAGTGCAAGTTCCACCCTCGCTCAAAACGGACAGAAGAGAACGAAcgagaggtggaggtggagg TGGCAAACTGCCTGAGGACCTTTGAGCAAACTGCATACAGATCAGCTCCAACAACCATCACCTGCAGCCATCCTGAAGGAAGAAAGTTCTTCTGCAAAGACAGAGAGTCAATCTGTGAGGAGATTGAATTAAATGGGACTCACACCAACACCCACCCCAACCTCCAGCTGTCCATCAGCGACGTGTCCTCCAGCGACGCTGGTGTCTACTGGTGTGGACTGGAGTCCGGACTTTCCCGGGCGTCGATCACAAGAACGCAGCTACAGGTTGAAG ACGTCACCACCGTCACAGAGTCTCCAGCTGCTGGACAGACTCTGACCTACTGGCTTTCCTACCCTGAAGGCCTACCGATAAAGAAGTTCCTCTGTAAGGGTGCAGACCCGTCGTCATGCCAACCTCTAGTCAGCACAGCCCAAACCAAACAGAGCTCACGCTTCACCATCAGTGACAGGAAGGAGCAGAGGAACCTCACGGTGACGCTGAGACAGGTGGCGCCGGATGACAGCGGGACGTACTGGTGTGGAGCCCAGAGCACCGACGCCCGCCGGAGCGACCGCTTCCTCCTCAGACTCCAGCTGATGGTCG AACCTCCAGCACCAACTGGACCATCTGGGATGTATTCAGAACCTCCAGCACCAACTGGACCATCTGGGATGTATTCAGAACCTCCAGCACCAACTGGACCATCTGGGATGTATTCAGAACCTCCAGCACCAACCGGACCTTCTGAGAGTGATG GCGACTCTTGGTCAGCATTAATCGTAGTGGCAATCGTCTGTGTTCCAGTGACTGTGATCGTTTTTGTCCTCGCCTACAAAC GATACAGGAACTCTAAAAATGCCCAGATTGGAACAGCAGAAGAAATCGAAGAG GATGGAGCCTATGAGAAGATACAAGAGCGCCCCCCAGAGTTCGATGCCAGAGCTACACTTCAAACCATTTACGTCACTGCTGGTCCCCCCACAGTCAAGGTGACGCTTCAGCCCGTGTCTGGTGAAGTTAGAGGTCAGACCAGTTTGACCACGGGCCCCAACCAGCAACCCACCCCCCTAAATGTCAGTCATCCAGCCAGACCTCTTGAAGACCCCGTCTACTCCACCATCAGTGAGCCACAGAACCCCTGA
- the LOC137595934 gene encoding polymeric immunoglobulin receptor-like isoform X3: MKPVALLVLSVVTAGHVVSSRVKGCQGGWLEFICRYPSPQARYDRIDLQLPNHPKISSSQKDVWEPKGSLWLYHNTSAGALRVALRQLQPDASGEYECKFHPRSKRTEENEREVEVEVANCLRTFEQTAYRSAPTTITCSHPEGRKFFCKDRESICEEIELNGTHTNTHPNLQLSISDVSSSDAGVYWCGLESGLSRASITRTQLQVEDVTTVTESPAAGQTLTYWLSYPEGLPIKKFLCKGADPSSCQPLVSTAQTKQSSRFTISDRKEQRNLTVTLRQVAPDDSGTYWCGAQSTDARRSDRFLLRLQLMVEPPAPTGPSGMYSEPPAPTGPSGMYSEPPAPTGPSGMYSEPPAPTGPSESDGYRNSKNAQIGTAEEIEEDGAYEKIQERPPEFDARATLQTIYVTAGPPTVKVTLQPVSGEVRGQTSLTTGPNQQPTPLNVSHPARPLEDPVYSTISEPQNP, from the exons ATGAAGCCCGTCGCTCTGCTCGTCCTCTCCGTCGTCACAG CAGGACACGTGGTCTCATCCCGGGTGAAGGGCTGCCAGGGGGGGTGGCTGGAGTTCATCTGCCGGTACCCGTCCCCACAGGCCCGGTACGACAGGATCGACCTACAACTTCCAAACCATCCCAAGATCTCCAGTTCCCAGAAGGATGTGTGGGAACCCAAAGGCAGCTTGTGGCTGTACCACAACACCTCCGCCGGGGCCCTCAGGGTGGCCCTCAGACAGCTGCAGCCAGACGCCTCCGGAGAGTACGAGTGCAAGTTCCACCCTCGCTCAAAACGGACAGAAGAGAACGAAcgagaggtggaggtggagg TGGCAAACTGCCTGAGGACCTTTGAGCAAACTGCATACAGATCAGCTCCAACAACCATCACCTGCAGCCATCCTGAAGGAAGAAAGTTCTTCTGCAAAGACAGAGAGTCAATCTGTGAGGAGATTGAATTAAATGGGACTCACACCAACACCCACCCCAACCTCCAGCTGTCCATCAGCGACGTGTCCTCCAGCGACGCTGGTGTCTACTGGTGTGGACTGGAGTCCGGACTTTCCCGGGCGTCGATCACAAGAACGCAGCTACAGGTTGAAG ACGTCACCACCGTCACAGAGTCTCCAGCTGCTGGACAGACTCTGACCTACTGGCTTTCCTACCCTGAAGGCCTACCGATAAAGAAGTTCCTCTGTAAGGGTGCAGACCCGTCGTCATGCCAACCTCTAGTCAGCACAGCCCAAACCAAACAGAGCTCACGCTTCACCATCAGTGACAGGAAGGAGCAGAGGAACCTCACGGTGACGCTGAGACAGGTGGCGCCGGATGACAGCGGGACGTACTGGTGTGGAGCCCAGAGCACCGACGCCCGCCGGAGCGACCGCTTCCTCCTCAGACTCCAGCTGATGGTCG AACCTCCAGCACCAACTGGACCATCTGGGATGTATTCAGAACCTCCAGCACCAACTGGACCATCTGGGATGTATTCAGAACCTCCAGCACCAACTGGACCATCTGGGATGTATTCAGAACCTCCAGCACCAACCGGACCTTCTGAGAGTGATG GATACAGGAACTCTAAAAATGCCCAGATTGGAACAGCAGAAGAAATCGAAGAG GATGGAGCCTATGAGAAGATACAAGAGCGCCCCCCAGAGTTCGATGCCAGAGCTACACTTCAAACCATTTACGTCACTGCTGGTCCCCCCACAGTCAAGGTGACGCTTCAGCCCGTGTCTGGTGAAGTTAGAGGTCAGACCAGTTTGACCACGGGCCCCAACCAGCAACCCACCCCCCTAAATGTCAGTCATCCAGCCAGACCTCTTGAAGACCCCGTCTACTCCACCATCAGTGAGCCACAGAACCCCTGA
- the sec13 gene encoding protein SEC13 homolog, with protein sequence MVSVINTVDTSHEDMIHDAQMDYYGTRLATCSSDRTVKIFDVRNGGQILVADLRGHEGPVWQVAWAHPMFGNVLASCSYDRKVIIWKEENGSWDKMYEYTGHESSVNSVCWGPYDFGLILACGSSDGAISLLTFTGDQQWDIKKISNAHTIGCNAVSWAPAVVPGSLIDQPSGQKPNYVKRFVSGGCDNLVKIWKEEDGQWKEDQKLEAHSDWVRDVGWAPSIGLPTSTIASCSQDGRVFIWTCDDPAGNTWTAKLLHKFNDVVWHVSWSITGNILAVSGGDNKVTLWKESMDGQWACISDVSKGQGAVSTITDTQQSEQ encoded by the exons ATG GTTTCTGTCATCAACACCGTGGACACCTCCCACGAGGATATGATC CACGATGCCCAGATGGACTACTACGGCACGCGACTGGCCACCTGCTCCTCCGACCGCACCGTGAAGATCTTTGATGTGAGGAACGGAGGGCAGATCCTGGTGGCGGACCTCCGGGG CCACGAGGGGCCCGTGTGGCAGGTGGCCTGGGCTCACCCCATGTTTGGCAACGTCCTGGCCTCCTGCTCCTACGACCGGAAAGTCATCATCTGGAAGGAGGAGAACGGGTCCTGGGACAAGATGTATGAGTACACGGGCCACGAGTCGTCAG TGAACTCTGTCTGCTGGGGGCCCTACGACTTTGGGCTGATCCTGGCCTGTGGGAGCTCCGACGGAGCCATTTCCCTCCTGACCTTCACCGGGGACCAGCAGTGGGACATCAAGAAGATCAGCAACGCTCACACG ATCGGATGCAACGCGGTGAGCTGGGCCCCCGCCGTGGTCCCAGGCAGCCTGATCGACCAGCCGTCTGGACAGAAGCCCAACTACGTGAAGCGCTTCGTGTCCGGGGGCTGCGACAACCTGGTCAAGATCTGGAA AGAGGAAGACGGCCAGTGGAAGGAGGACCAGAAGCTGGAGGCTCACAGCGATTGGGTGAGAGACGTCGGCTGGGCCCCATCGATTGGTCTCCCCACCAGCACCATCGCCAGCTGCTCCCAG GACGGACGGGTGTTCATCTGGACGTGTGACGACCCCGCCGGAAACACCTGGACCGCCAAACTGCTCCACAAGTTCAACGACGTGGTGTGGCACGTCAGCTGGTCCATCACCGGCAACATCCTGGCTGTGTCTGGAGGGGACAACAAG GTGACGTTGTGGAAGGAGTCCATGGACGGTCAGTGGGCGTGTATCAGTGATGTCAGCAAGGGCCAGGGCGCCGTCTCCACCATCACAGACACCCAGCAGAGTGAACAGTGA